A DNA window from Brassica napus cultivar Da-Ae chromosome C1, Da-Ae, whole genome shotgun sequence contains the following coding sequences:
- the LOC111202387 gene encoding protein IQ-domain 26-like: MGRAARWFKGIFGMKKSKENRVSGDGEYSGNGGGEAGGSLIHRKVLQADSVWLRTYMAETDKEQNKHAIAVAAATAAAADAAVAAAQAAVAVVRLTSNGRAGGYSGGNGVERWAAVKIQTIFKGYLARKALRALKGLVRLQALVRGYLVRKRAAETLHSMQALIRAQTSVRSQRINRNNMLHPRHSLEMFDDSRSEVHSKRISICVERQGSSNNNGYDETSPKIVEIDTYKTKSRSRRMNVAVSECGDDFIYQGKDFEWSFPGDKCKFPTAQNTPRFSSSMANNHHYYTPPSPAKSVSRDVCFRPSYPGLLTPSYMANTQSFKAKVRSHSAPRQRPDRKRLSLDEIMAARSSVSGVRMVQPQPQQEKRSSCSYDRQLPQEPADFRFYN, from the exons AAGGGTATTTTCGGTATGAAAAAGAGCAAAGAGAACAGAGTTTCCGGCGACGGTGAATATTCCGGCAACGGAGGAGGAGAAGCTGGTGGGTCCCTCATTCACCGAAAAGTTCTCCAAGCAGACTCCGTCTGGCTCAGAACCTACATGGCAGAAACAGACAAGGAACAGAACAAACACGCTATTGCGGTTGCTGCCGCCACTGCCGCAGCCGCAGACGCAGCGGTTGCAGCTGCTCAAGCTGCCGTTGCGGTGGTTAGGCTAACAAGTAACGGAAGAGCCGGAGGATATTCCGGAGGGAACGGAGTGGAGCGGTGGGCCGCCGTGAAAATTCAAACAATTTTCAAGGGCTATTTG gCGAGGAAAGCTTTAAGAGCTTTGAAAGGTCTAGTGAGGCTCCAAGCTTTGGTGAGAGGATATTTGGTTCGCAAACGCGCCGCCGAAACGCTTCACAGCATGCAAGCTCTCATCAGAGCACAAACTAGCGTTCGGTCTCAACGCATCAACCGTAACAACATGTTACATCCTAGACATTCCCTT GAGATGTTTGATGATTCAAGAAGCGAAGTCCATAGCAAGAGAATATCAATCTGCGTGGAGAGACAgggcagcagcaacaacaacggGTACGATGAGACCAGTCCCAAGATTGTTGAGATTGACACTTACAAAACGAAATCAAGATCGAGGAGAATGAACGTTGCTGTATCCGAGTGTGGTGATGATTTCATCTACCAAGGCAAAGACTTCGAATGGAGTTTTCCAGGAGATAAATGCAAGTTTCCTACGGCTCAAAACACTCCAAGATTCTCTTCATCGATGGCGAATAATCATCATTACTATACACCGCCTTCACCGGCAAAGAGCGTTTCCAGAGACGTTTGTTTTAGGCCGAGTTATCCTGGTTTGCTGACACCGAGTTATATGGCTAATACGCAGTCGTTTAAGGCCAAGGTGCGTTCCCATAGCGCGCCAAGACAGCGTCCTGATAGAAAGAGGTTGTCTCTTGATGAGATTATGGCGGCTAGGAGTAGCGTTAGCGGCGTGAGGATGGTCCAACCGCAACCGCAGCAAGAAAAACGTTCTTCTTGTTCTTATGATCGTCAGTTACCTCAAGAACCGGCGGACTTTAGATTCTATAACTAG
- the LOC106428898 gene encoding PYK10-binding protein 1-like: MAQKVEAQGGNGGNQWDDGSEHEAVTKIQTAAGGSGIQYVQFDYVKNGQTETAPLRGIKGRAIAADPFVINHPEEHLVSVEGWYDSSGIIQGLKFNSNKKSSDVIGYNDGTPFTLQVQDKKIIGFHGFAGDNLNSLGAYFSPLIAAPPSVPPKKLEAKGGVSGAEWDDGAHDNVKKVSVGQGEDGVAAVKFEYTNGSQVVIGAERGTPTLLGYEEFELESDEYITIVEGTYDKILGSDGLTMLTFKTNKNRTYGPYGLEGSTHFDLKEEGHKITGFHGRAGATISAIGVYLAPVGTIPLTPAQPTKKLEAKGGEGGTSWDDGAFDGVQKVSVGQAQDGISAVKFVYNKGSSEIIGDEHGKSTLLGFEEFELDYPSEYITEVNGTFDRIFGSDSAVLTMLTFKTNKPATYGPFGLTAGEAFDLKEEGHKIVGFHGSAGDLLHKFGVHVLPITN, encoded by the exons ATGGCCCAAAAGGTGGAAGCACAAGGAGGTAATGGAGGCAACCAATGGGATGACGGATCAGAACACGAAGCTGTAACCAAGATTCAGACAGCTGCAGGTGGGAGCGGTATCCAATATGTTCAGTTCGACTATGTCAAGAACGGACAAACCGAAACAGCCCCTCTTCGCGGTATCAAGGGCCGAGCCATCGCAGCTGATCCG TTTGTGATTAACCATCCAGAGGAGCATCTAGTTTCAGTAGAAGGTTGGTATGACTCTTCTGGTATCATTCAAGGGCTTAAGTTCAACTCCAACAAGAAGTCTTCTGATGTTATTGGATACAATGATGGTACTCCATTTACCCTCCAAGTTCAAGACAAGAAGATAATTGGCTTTCATGGCTTCGCCGGAGACAATCTTAATTCTCTTGGAGCTTACTTTTCTCCATTAATAGCTGCCCCTCCTTCAGTTCCCCCAAAGAAGCTTGAAGCTAAGGGTGGTGTGTCTGGAGCTGAGTGGGACGATGGTGCTCACGACAATGTTAAAAAGGTATCTGTAGGACAGGGCGAAGATGGTGTAGCAGCTGTCAAGTTTGAATACACAAATGGTTCGCAAGTGGTTATTGGAGCTGAACGTGGGACACCAACATTGCTTGGATACGAAGAG TTTGAGCTTGAATCAGATGAATACATAACCATCGTGGAAGGCACCTACGACAAAATCTTAGGGAGTGATGGCCTGACGATGCTCACTTTCAAGACTAACAAGAACAGAACATATGGGCCGTATGGTCTCGAAGGTAGCACACACTTTGATCTCAAGGAGGAAGGTCACAAGATTACAGGGTTCCATGGACGAGCTGGCGCGACTATTAGTGCTATTGGAGTTTACTTAGCTCCAGTAGGCACCATCCCCTTGACTCCTGCACAACCAACCAAGAAGCTAGAAGCTAAGGGTGGTGAGGGAGGAACATCATGGGATGATGGTGCTTTCGACGGTGTACAAAAAGTGTCTGTAGGACAAGCCCAAGATGGTATATCAGCGGTTAAGTTTGTGTACAACAAAGGTTCTTCTGAAATCATAGGAGATGAACATGGAAAGAGTACTCTACTTGGATTCGAAGAG TTTGAGCTTGACTATCCAAGTGAATACATCACGGAAGTAAATGGCACATTCGATAGAATCTTTGGGAGTGACTCCGCGGTACTTACCATGCTTACGTTCAAGACTAATAAGCCAGCAACATATGGTCCCTTTGGGCTTACCGCTGGCGAGGCCTTCGATCTCAAGGAGGAAGGCCACAAGATCGTTGggtttcatggaagtgctgGTGATCTGCTTCATAAATTTGGAGTCCATGTCCTTCCCATCACCAACTGA